The genomic stretch tatgaataacATGGCTtgtcttattaaaaaaaaaactcacccaAAAACTTCTGTGGTGTTGACCTCTTTCGTTTAGTGATGCTAATAGCCAGTCTGTCCACAAAGTGGATTTTCTCATTGGATGGCTGGAGCACAGGTTTAGTAACTGTCTCCATGTTCACTGACTCTTCACCTGCGAACAGAAAGCCAGAAAATCAACAACATACCATGTAACTCATTACGTgtataaatatgttaaaaatgtgctgGCATTTGCAATCATGCAGagagttacagttacagtggGCTTCATGTTGGTGTGATATGTTACCCTGTGCTGTCTGCGTGTTGACTGTTGTCTGGTTGTCCAGGCTCTTCAGGTAACTATGGCAGCGCTCTAGATGTTCCTCCagtgttatttgttgtttgtagcTGCGACTACAATAGCTGCACTTGAAAGGTTTTCCCACCGTTGGAGAAGAAACTACAatgaagacagagaaagacaaaatggCCAAAATTTCAACTTAAACGACGGACACTGTTGATTGAACAAATGAGAAATAGTTTACCTATATGTTTGTTGGAAGGTATTTCTTAAAATTACTTAGCAGCTACGTAGGTTTGACAGAGTGGATTCCCCCATCGGTCTATGTTGCTTGGCAATGATGACAGAAAAAACGCCCTAACCCTTCACCGCAATGTTTCATTTTAGTAAGTCATCGGAGAGAGTGACGTCAATTCCCTGAAATCCGCTTTGCAAGAATCTTTTCTTCGAAAATGAACCTGTGCGACCCACCGAGATCCACCGAGACCTTCTGTACCTGggctgtatgtacagtatgtgaacaTCTGTGTTTACACATTCAAAGCACCAGCAGGATATCCTGttttcagaaaatgttaaatgtcatatttttcatCACGTGTTTTACAGTAGATTctgtgtaagaaaaaaaaagatcgaTTTCCTCTGTGCTTCACAGAAGGTCACCATTCTAATGAATCCCTAACGCATACTGTAATTTCATGCATTTTACCTCATCACAGTCAGGATTGACATCATCATGGAACACCTGCATCCATTAGGTCCATAACTGAATAGGTGCATTTATGAAAAACCTATTCATGGCATATTGTATATAAAGCTCAAATGGACATTTATGAAGCGCTTTCaacacattcacccattcatacacacattcatacacaagGCCagcctgctcatcaggagcaattcaGCGCTTCCTATCTAAAGCATCCCCCAATATTTCTATCCTCAGCCATTCATACACACTCCCATATGGAGCAACATGGGATTCAGTATCTGGCCCAAGAATACTTCAACTTGCAGTGGGGGGATCCAGGGTTGGAACCACCGACCTTTCAAGCTTAAATTTACCTGCATGTGTGCGTAGATGTCCTGCCAGGGCATCTCTCCGGCGACAAGCATAATTGCAAATGGGACATTTGAAAGGCTTCTCTCCTGAGTGCAACTTGATGTGGCGCAACAAGTTCCCCTTCTGGGTGAAGGAAGCTCCACACTGGTTACACTGGAACGGCCTCTCACCTATGAACACAGAGGTAAATCCTTTGGGTTCTAATCCATTTTGTCCTTAAACTGTACTTGTATTGTCACTTCTTGTCACCCACCTGTGTGGCTACGCTTGTGCACCATCAGCACGTTCGGTCCGATGCAGATCATCCCACACACCTCACACTGGAGCTTCCCGTTGGGCAGCCGGATGGGTCCTGGCGAAGCAGCGTTCGGACTGGCCATCTCATTGTAAACGCTCGCTCTGTCTCTTCCAGCGCCAGCGTACTCTGCGCTGCCTTCTTCCATGGGGTCCCCTCTGTCATCCTTCCTGCTGTCGTCCCTCACAGCCTCTTTGTTCTCTGGCTGTGGAGCACCTGGTGACTCATCATCACTGCACAGCTCAACCTTAATGGAGTTTGCTGTGTGGAGAGAGGATcagggaaaaacacatttacctCCTTGCATAATTGTAATGAAGAATTCTTCACAGGCCACAATGAAAGAAGGGAGTGATAACTGACCGCTGAGGGAGCGGTGTGGTGAGGACTGCTGACTGTTGGGAGATCTCGCTGAAGGGCCCTGCAGCCCGCCATAAAGATCCTGCTCCGTTAATGACTCTCCTCCATTGCCTGAAACACAAATATACCcgttattaaaacaaacatttatgtcTGGTGACTGTACACACAAATGTATAGTAGTTTTACCTTTACACATAAACTTACCTTGTGCATATGAGCGTCCATTGCAGTCATCAGCATTCATTCTCTCACCAGATGCCTAAAGGAATaggatattttttaatttataaagaTCCAATCAGACACAATTTTCCACATCTTTGTCACAtgaaaatttacatttaatacCCTTAATACTAACCATAGAAAATATACTTACCAGCTACTTGTTGAAACAAAAATAAGGCTAGGAAACAGATAGCTTAATGCTCCCACTTCCAAGTTACTAATAATAAGTtcactgtaataaaataatctaGTAAACTTGAGTTCTGCCCAGCTATTCCTGTATCACGTAGTTTCTCCTGCACCGTGGCCAGCAAATGAATATGAGTGGCCCCACATTTATAGAAAGCTAACGGAGTTTGAGGGAGGAGTTAAAACTATCAGGGCAGGGGTGGACAAAATAGCTTGAATACCTTACACTATAAGGCaatctgagtgcaacaccaccaCTAAAGTATACTCGATCGGGGGGCTTTGACGTAATCTCAACAAATTCAATATTAAGACAAGATCAAAGTTAATTGATCCCAGGAGGGACATGTATCACTTGGGCGAAGATGGAGAGGGGTGGAGGGGAAAGGAATACAGATTAGTACAAAGTGAAAGAAATATTATAAGGCttataatacatatatacagatacggaaaatagaaaagaaaagttaGGAGGCTGTACTGTAGTTTTGGAAATTCTTTTTGTGCCTGGGGCAATTACAGTTACAACAAAAGGCGGAAATctaaaaaagaaatctaaaaaaGTGTGTCACAGCTTcaccaacaataataataattgttaaaaaatataccaaaatgagagagacacacacctCATATAGAGGTATATATGGAATATAGTATGTTACCCTGACAAGTATGCATAAATAGTTCTGATAATATATTTGTATACATAGGTGTACATATCATAAATATTATAATACTGAATTTTGTTGAGATTGCGTATAGGTTATGTTtatgtgctgcagtgttttgttgtaaattcttattattttgtccaccccttGTGCATAACATGGCAAATGTACTGTAGATTATAGGTACAGGTACTCCACTGCAGACACTCaagtattttctcatttttcattgCAAGACATGCAGCATGCTGATTTTATGTGCCCAGAGTGAAGGTGATGCTCTGTTGAATTTCATGTTGAACCAGAGAGACACACGTATAAAAAACACCCAGATGTGCAATGCTGCACCTTTTGCTCAAATGGATGACAACAAtggacagagcagaggagactGTGGAGCAGGctagaggaggaggggggggggggcggagACAACCCATCGCAGGGAAAATTAATATCCTGGCATTGGCCGCGCATGGGGAGCAACAGGCGCTGATGCAGCCGGGAGACGCGCCAGTCACACCAGGGCACggcgattaaaaaaaaaaaaaaagggacgcGCACCAGCGCCGACCCTCGCCTGACAATCCGCCCGAGGTTGGCGACTGTGCAGTAAAACATATTCTCAAATAACTCATGCTTCTCCATACGCCCGTGACTACTTGTTTTAGCCTGCTCGGTGGTTTTTTTGGTCCGCTACGGCACCAATCGGCTCGTGGACGGTCGAGACAGCGGCGCGACATAACGGCAATGTGTTGCAGGAGTTGCCCCGGTCCAATTTGTCCGCATGAACGCAGCTGTCATCAAACATCGAGCACGTCAAAACTGGCCCGAGCTATACAATGTTTCTCATGAGCCGTTGCTATGGCACCCGACCACACGACAAATGGCATTCACCCCACCAACTACTCAAAAACATGCCGTACTTCAGGATCAAAACCGATGGATGGTCTTACCGAGCGCCGCGGTGAAGTCCCAGAGCCTCTTCCTTACCTGGCGACCGATCggtgttttcctttttaattgtCTGGATAGCTGTTTGTTTTCCCAGGCGACGACAGCATCTccgggattttttttttttttttttttttttttacctgggAATCCCAAACAACTTCCGGGCCCATGCTGGGATACAGACCGAATAATTGTACAACAGAGCTCTTGATTCAGTGATTGCCGAATGCATCGATGCGTGTCAGCTCCGGGCACAGGTGGCAACATGAGGTGACATTTATACCATGAGAGGAGCTCACTGGCTCTACAGAAGAGCTCAGGCTGATGTGTGTGGATATTTGTTTAGAGAAATACCTGTCAACAAGCGGATCAACCTGCTGGATGGAATGAAATATATGAATGGAAAACTCAGACACTGTTTTATGCTCAGGGCCTCTTCCGGAAATGCATGTGGAAAATGGAGTAGGCgggttattttacattttcttactTTCTCTTTGGCTGGCAGTCTGGATATAAACCTTTATTACATAATTATTACACAGATTCATCATTAATGATAACATTGGATGATGTGAAATTAAAGGATAGGCAAACTATAAAGGCAGTTTAGCGTTTGATAGTAAGCAagcacacataaataaaaaataagtaaaattgTTGTGATGAAATAGTTTATGTTGACATTAGATCTGTggcaccactaggtggcagcaCACTACTGTCTCAAACCAACTTTGCCAAGTAACCAATCAGACACAATGCAGGTCTCTGTGCATGTTACTGATTTGTGTACCATGAAAATAGTTactgacaaacaaaatgataaaGGCCAGTCAGTTAAGGAATGAAGGGCAACTATTTGAATCGATGAGGTTTGTGCCGTCGCAGAAGGATCTCATAAGCCTCTTGGACCTTCACAAACATGGCCTCTGCATCCTTGCTGGGGTTGTGGTCTGGATGCCATGTCTTAGCCAGCTCCCTATAGCTGTGAGTTATCTCTTCCAGTGAGGCCTCTGCTTGCAATGACAATACCTGCAATACAAATGTATCCAAATGTTCAGACTGGCATACAGTATACACCTCAAACTATGTTGGGAAGTTTCTGatatcattttttcttttctgatatCGATTCTGATTCTTGAACTAGCGTATTAGCCAATATCGAGTACCCATATGATACCAGTGTGTtaaaagaatataaatataggcctgtcattattttttctttcttaacaggtttaaacacacaaattccTTGCCATTTATGGATTTTGGTTGCTACTAGGGCTGATAAATTAAGAGGTACTGGATAGGTGCATAGACTTATGCACTCACAGACACCTGATCCAGCATTTTAGGCTGTATCTGAGGCTTTTCCAATACAGGTATCATTATCGGAACAACCCTAATAACATTCTTAACTAGTCACTTAAGTAGCCTTTCCAGAGTTATGAGATTGCTCACCTGCAgtgcctctttttctctctcagtgtaCTCTCTGAGCAGTATTTCCAGCACCTTCCTCCAAGCCTCTTCATAGTACCCCCctcctgtaaaaacacacaggatcCGATAAGGCATTAAAAGAATGTACTCAATCACACTCCTGAGCCAAGGCAGAAACCAGAAGATATCCAGCAGCGCTGCCACACAGTCAGACAGGTAGTACAGCGTGGCTGTGGTGTTATGGAAAATACAGTAACCCAGCGGAGCAGAGAAGGCCAGCCAAGCCAGACCGAGCCTGAAAAGCCGTGGACCTggacaaaagacagaaacacatgtCACTTTAGACTGACGTAATGTTATCGAGTTCTGATATTGCTCTATTTGTGAGATCACCTCACCCAGTTCCTGTTTGCTCTCTGGTCTCTGTGGGGGTTTGAACTTGCGGTGCTGTGCAGCAGTGACGCTGGCAGCTAGGCTTATAGGGAGAGGTGATAAGGTGCTGCCATAGAATAATGGGGAAGTTATGAGACAAGTAGTCATAGTTTTTTGGAGATCTGAGGTCTGCTGGCCAACACTGGACACCAGATGTACTCCTGCGCCCACACATAATGGCAGGACGATCAAATAGAAGAAATTGAGGGAGTTGAGTCCTATCAGGGCCACGGTGCCAAAGTAGATCCCAACACACACCTGCCCTGCAAATCTGACAGGGCCCACAGGTGGCGGGGCCATGGTGGGgggtctttttctctctttctctgcatctTGATTAGCCTCACCGACATATGCAGGAATGCGTATGAACTCTCTGACCCAGCCAAAGCCAAATCCTCCCAGGGTCAGCATCCATAACAGAGCATGGCTGTCCCTTcttaaatataaatgatgaaGGCCCAAAGGCCCACCTGCTGCCCACAGGGCATAAGCTACCATTACACTTTTTGCCATCCTGTGGCCTCAGTGGCTCAGTGCCTGTACAGGTGAGTTTTAGTCATCCTTGATGAGTACCTGCAATGAAGGAATGGAAGAGTTTAGTG from Pagrus major chromosome 7, Pma_NU_1.0 encodes the following:
- the ikzf4 gene encoding zinc finger protein Eos — its product is MNADDCNGRSYAQGNGGESLTEQDLYGGLQGPSARSPNSQQSSPHRSLSANSIKVELCSDDESPGAPQPENKEAVRDDSRKDDRGDPMEEGSAEYAGAGRDRASVYNEMASPNAASPGPIRLPNGKLQCEVCGMICIGPNVLMVHKRSHTGERPFQCNQCGASFTQKGNLLRHIKLHSGEKPFKCPICNYACRRRDALAGHLRTHAVSSPTVGKPFKCSYCSRSYKQQITLEEHLERCHSYLKSLDNQTTVNTQTAQGEESVNMETVTKPVLQPSNEKIHFVDRLAISITKRKRSTPQKFLGEKHMHLDLPEAPYELSSGSEKEGDLMSSQPVGDSAGLAGSHLLGGRGKGENHEPPALSQLNPAFLSELRTVIGSINSNMTPQGPRAHGGGGPSAMPLSLAGREAGEGRDDQPSAHSHTTSPNGCPDSTDTESTAEEQSTRAAAPTSTSNNHHLHYQTLTLPRSHPTSSPSQAKDVDQEWERACPVPPTIVKRSPGSLLSSRETMQVLDRDGRPVRSFYCRHCRILFLDHVVYTIHMGCHGFLQPFECNICGHRSQDRYEFSSHISRGEHQVG
- the dnajc22 gene encoding dnaJ homolog subfamily C member 22 gives rise to the protein MAKSVMVAYALWAAGGPLGLHHLYLRRDSHALLWMLTLGGFGFGWVREFIRIPAYVGEANQDAEKERKRPPTMAPPPVGPVRFAGQVCVGIYFGTVALIGLNSLNFFYLIVLPLCVGAGVHLVSSVGQQTSDLQKTMTTCLITSPLFYGSTLSPLPISLAASVTAAQHRKFKPPQRPESKQELGPRLFRLGLAWLAFSAPLGYCIFHNTTATLYYLSDCVAALLDIFWFLPWLRSVIEYILLMPYRILCVFTGGGYYEEAWRKVLEILLREYTEREKEALQVLSLQAEASLEEITHSYRELAKTWHPDHNPSKDAEAMFVKVQEAYEILLRRHKPHRFK